A genomic window from Flavobacterium azooxidireducens includes:
- a CDS encoding T9SS type A sorting domain-containing protein: protein MKKTILRKQWLCAIAMVVSMLSTNGTFAQTMSNSGTRAWFCAGTGSSLCPNWSGNVMPTTNGNVIINSTGTLEINMNSVSSVTLSSFTTQGSAAITMNSSGSATITTNAFTINRSFNFSRPFILTGTGTVASSQTLTCGANLTLNSGATLTVNGTLVNTSNTITVKSGALLIFGSGSNPPSRINVEAGGEIRFLGSGSVTGLTTSNIYGKVSFQGTRVGASGFNATYQNGSTLEYKGNSAQTAYFYEMKSSGISNIIIDNSSGVTFASSLPPSPSINGTLTLTNGILNFGNNVSSKITFTGNNPIVRTNGTINASGTYATLIFNNSTGNFTLPNNLFNNTTVTRLQVNMPTTGSTLTLNNQNITVSQLLLTKGHLAVGSGNLTFGELNSTFGNSTLNNTSMIVTPNAGFLCYNYPVGETSSVIFPLGETTGTTEYTPLTLGFTSNSATRTIGFKITDGFYANTGSASNYLTRYFSIYAPSITGTYEYSLTTKYNSSSGDVNGTVASIQPAVYDGSVWNLYPGAINTSLNQVEYTSATQTTGPLGNGYVYMGRFVTEVPTTITWYLDADTDGYYIDTQISATSPGEDWTSTEGISGDCDDNDPTVWRSGSFYVDADGDGYTVGGSESVCYGELLPSEYTETSLGLDCDDSDDTIYPGATEICYDGILQNCAGELTDGCPPVLTQIRPYFNGTTLQHVNSSILADTPTGLPNGATVTGYRYEITNLSTTAVREVEKTIAMIRISETDIAGFNTAYSIRVMVRINNEWQDYGTSCEINTPSVPTTSISSTVCGKELQSLQAGIYAITVTSALGYEFEVSRIEGGTSVETTTIERSTNNFKITQLSGIDYVYAAEYQVRVRVKADVNGEVVWSLYGATCSVFTPEAPEATIVSCGGEQGITPTSMTTPIYATPLTGATQYRFTLSDGVSYNQVYTTSARFFRLSNFNALQTLTPGGNYSVTVEAEIYGYFYPGKDCNILVPGGGLRSNLVKTEETINLPTEFKAVAYPNPFANSFAVDVRTSNTEKVSLTVYDMAGRLLEVKEVNASEVANYQFGDRYPSGVYNMIVTQGEETRTVRVVKQ from the coding sequence ATGAAAAAAACAATTTTAAGAAAGCAATGGCTTTGTGCTATTGCTATGGTAGTTTCTATGTTATCAACAAACGGCACATTTGCCCAAACAATGAGTAATAGCGGAACAAGAGCATGGTTTTGTGCAGGAACAGGCTCTTCACTTTGTCCGAATTGGAGTGGTAATGTTATGCCTACAACCAATGGAAATGTCATTATCAACTCAACAGGAACATTGGAAATAAATATGAATAGTGTTAGTAGTGTAACATTGTCATCATTTACAACACAAGGTAGTGCTGCCATAACTATGAATAGCAGCGGTAGTGCAACCATTACAACAAATGCATTTACTATTAACAGATCTTTTAACTTCAGTAGGCCTTTTATTTTAACAGGAACTGGAACTGTGGCCTCCAGCCAGACATTGACATGTGGTGCAAATTTAACTCTTAATAGTGGTGCTACACTTACGGTAAATGGAACTTTAGTAAACACATCAAACACAATAACCGTAAAGAGTGGAGCCTTGTTGATTTTTGGGTCTGGCTCCAATCCTCCCAGCAGAATAAATGTAGAAGCCGGAGGTGAAATACGTTTTTTAGGTTCCGGTTCTGTTACCGGTCTTACAACTTCAAATATTTACGGAAAAGTTTCATTTCAAGGAACCCGTGTCGGAGCATCCGGATTTAATGCAACATATCAAAATGGTTCAACCTTAGAATATAAAGGAAATAGTGCACAGACCGCTTATTTTTATGAAATGAAATCATCCGGAATTTCAAATATAATTATAGATAATTCTAGTGGTGTTACTTTTGCAAGCTCTTTACCCCCATCACCTTCAATAAATGGGACATTAACATTAACTAATGGTATATTAAATTTTGGTAATAATGTATCTTCAAAAATAACATTTACTGGCAACAACCCAATCGTAAGAACAAACGGTACTATTAATGCTTCCGGAACTTATGCAACACTAATATTCAATAATTCAACAGGAAATTTTACTCTACCAAATAATTTATTCAATAACACAACTGTAACCCGATTGCAAGTTAATATGCCAACTACAGGAAGTACGTTAACTTTAAACAATCAAAACATAACAGTTAGTCAATTGTTGTTAACCAAAGGACACTTAGCTGTAGGAAGCGGTAACTTAACTTTTGGCGAATTAAATTCAACTTTTGGCAATAGCACTTTAAATAATACCAGTATGATTGTAACTCCTAATGCTGGCTTTTTATGCTATAACTATCCTGTAGGAGAAACTTCATCTGTAATTTTCCCGTTAGGAGAAACAACCGGAACCACAGAATATACACCTTTAACCTTAGGTTTTACAAGTAATTCTGCTACACGTACAATTGGTTTTAAAATTACTGATGGGTTCTATGCAAACACTGGTTCCGCTTCTAATTATTTAACGAGATATTTTAGTATTTATGCTCCTTCTATCACAGGTACTTATGAGTATTCATTAACAACAAAATACAATAGTTCTTCGGGTGATGTAAATGGAACTGTAGCCTCAATTCAACCTGCTGTATATGATGGAAGTGTTTGGAATCTCTATCCCGGAGCAATAAACACTTCACTTAATCAAGTAGAATATACTTCGGCGACACAAACTACAGGTCCTTTAGGAAATGGTTATGTGTACATGGGTCGTTTTGTAACTGAAGTCCCTACCACAATCACATGGTATTTAGATGCAGATACTGATGGTTATTATATAGATACACAAATTTCAGCCACTTCTCCCGGTGAAGACTGGACAAGTACTGAAGGAATTAGTGGCGACTGTGATGACAATGATCCAACAGTTTGGAGATCGGGTTCGTTTTATGTTGATGCAGACGGAGATGGATATACAGTTGGAGGTAGTGAATCTGTTTGTTATGGAGAATTATTACCATCTGAATATACCGAAACATCTTTAGGTTTAGATTGTGATGATTCCGATGACACTATCTATCCGGGAGCTACCGAAATTTGTTATGATGGCATTCTTCAAAATTGTGCCGGAGAATTAACGGATGGTTGCCCTCCGGTTTTAACCCAAATCCGCCCCTATTTCAATGGAACTACATTGCAACATGTTAATTCTTCTATTTTAGCTGATACTCCTACAGGTTTACCTAACGGAGCAACTGTAACAGGTTACCGTTATGAGATAACCAATTTATCTACAACGGCAGTTAGAGAAGTAGAAAAAACAATTGCGATGATTCGTATCAGTGAAACGGATATTGCAGGTTTCAATACTGCTTACTCCATCCGTGTAATGGTTAGAATCAATAATGAATGGCAAGATTACGGAACATCTTGTGAAATCAATACACCATCGGTTCCAACAACATCTATAAGTAGTACAGTTTGTGGTAAAGAATTGCAATCACTTCAAGCGGGAATCTATGCAATTACAGTAACTTCAGCCTTAGGGTATGAATTTGAAGTAAGTCGAATTGAAGGAGGCACATCAGTTGAAACCACTACTATAGAACGTTCCACAAACAATTTCAAAATAACACAGTTAAGTGGAATTGACTATGTGTATGCAGCGGAATATCAGGTACGCGTTCGTGTAAAAGCAGACGTAAACGGAGAAGTAGTTTGGTCTTTATACGGAGCAACATGTTCAGTATTTACGCCAGAGGCACCAGAAGCCACAATAGTAAGTTGCGGAGGTGAGCAAGGTATTACACCAACCTCAATGACCACACCAATTTATGCTACACCATTAACGGGAGCAACACAATATCGTTTCACGTTAAGTGATGGTGTTAGCTATAACCAAGTATACACTACATCAGCACGATTCTTTAGGTTGAGTAACTTTAATGCATTGCAGACTTTAACGCCGGGTGGTAACTATTCGGTAACAGTAGAAGCTGAAATTTACGGTTATTTTTATCCAGGAAAAGATTGTAATATTCTAGTGCCAGGTGGTGGTCTAAGATCAAATTTAGTTAAAACTGAAGAAACGATCAACTTACCAACAGAATTCAAAGCAGTGGCTTATCCAAACCCATTTGCAAACAGTTTTGCTGTTGATGTAAGAACTTCCAATACTGAAAAAGTGAGCTTGACTGTATATGACATGGCCGGAAGACTTTTAGAAGTAAAAGAAGTAAATGCAAGCGAAGTTGCTAACTACCAATTTGGTGACCGTTATCCATCGGGAGTTTACAATATGATTGTAACACAAGGTGAAGAAACGAGAACGGTGAGAGTGGTGAAACAATAA